A region of Bacillus cabrialesii DNA encodes the following proteins:
- the spoVS gene encoding stage V sporulation protein SpoVS — protein MEILKVSAKSSPNSVAGALAGVLRERGAAEIQAIGAGALNQAVKAVAIARGFVAPSGVDLICIPAFTDIQIDGEERTAIKLIVEPR, from the coding sequence ATGGAAATCTTAAAAGTTTCAGCAAAATCGAGTCCAAATTCAGTGGCAGGTGCGCTTGCAGGCGTGTTAAGAGAGCGAGGGGCCGCCGAGATTCAAGCGATTGGAGCGGGTGCATTAAACCAGGCTGTGAAAGCTGTGGCGATTGCCAGGGGATTTGTGGCGCCGAGCGGCGTTGATTTGATTTGTATTCCGGCTTTTACTGATATTCAGATTGATGGGGAAGAAAGAACGGCGATTAAATTAATCGTGGAGCCTCGCTAA